The Methanothermobacter sp. CaT2 DNA window AACAGGTCATCACCTGATTCTGAAAAATTTGTTGAAATAATTCTCCTTTCAATCCTCACCGTACAGGTGGTCTATCTGGGCATTCGATGGACACGTATTCATGCCAGATACGATCGCCAGCTACATAGAAGACCTACTAGAAACCAATTTCAGAGGAGGAGGCATTTGCAAATCTAGCATTTTGTGTCCTGGATCTTTATTATGAAAATTCCGCGGTTAATTCTGGACTGCAACCTAGTGGGTTTTAGCATATTCTACCGGAGCTGTTTATGGGCACATCATGGATGCACTTATGACGGGAAACTGCTCTTCAGGCACTGGCGCACCACTTTACATTGATATCACTATACTTGATACTGATTCTGTTCCTGATTCACCGGAAGAGAACTGTTTTAGAGAATTAATACTACTATCACTGATATTAGCGAGAGAACTGTTTAAAGAATTAATGGAATATTATATTGGTTTTTTGATTTGCCGGAAAAGAGCTGTTTAAAGAATTAATATTTCACCAGTCGGTGCACCTTGTTTTCTCACCCACAGGACATACATGGACATTGACAATTTTTATCATATCAACGTCCGCTATGATTTTTCCCTCAACATCATGTGCTATTCTGTGGGCCTCACGGAGTACCAGGTCCCCATCAACCTCGATGTGGATGTCAGCTGCAGCATAGGGTCCAAAGTAATTTATACGGACATCATGTATGCCCTTAACCCCATCAACAGAGAGGGCTGCTGTCTCAATGTCCCTCATGAGCGCGGGTGATGGAACAGCCCCAAGTATATTGTTGACATTTTCACGGCCAACATCAAAGGCTGTTTTCAGAACTAGCACTGCTATTATCACGGCAACCAGGGGGTCGAGGAACCTGAAACCCAGGTTGGACCCTGCAACCCCCAGCATTATTGCTATACATGAGAAGATGTCAACCTTCTGGTGCTGGGCATCCGCCACTATTGCGGGGCTGTTTATCCTCTCGCCGATTCTCCTTATATACAGGGTCATGGAAATGTTTGCAACTATACCCGCAGCAGCCATAAGGGCGGCGGTGTAATCTGGAGGGGCCACTTCAATGAAAAGTTTACGGTATGCCTCAGAAACTATCTCATAGGATATTATGCCAAGGAATAAAACAACCACAAGCCCAACAAGAGCCTCCGCACGCCCATGCCCGTAGGGATGCTCCCTGTCGGGTGGTCGCTGCCCTATTCTGAATCCTATGTAGGTGATTATTGATGTCATGACGTCGGATAGGGTGTGGGCGGCCTCAGCAACAAGGGCAACACTACCAGAGGACACCCCCACAATGAAATTCAGGGTCGTTAGCAGTATGTTACCACCTATACCCGCAAGGGCCGCACGCCTTCCAAGGCGCATCCTCTCAACATCATCCACCTTAAACACCACACACGGGTTTAAGACGTTCCATGGCCTCCTGGATAAGCTCATAGGATGTGGCATAGGACATTCTAACATAATCTGAACCAGCCTCTCCAAATGCAGATCCAGGGACAACTGCAACACCGGCATCCAGAGCCCTTTCTGTAAAACCCCTGGAGTCACCCACGTGGGGGAACATGTAGAATGCACCGCCTGGAAGAATACACTCGAGCCCCATCTCAGTGAGGGACCTGAACATGAGGTCGCGCCTTCTTTTGAACTCATCCACCATCTCCTTCACACAGTCCTGGGGGCCCCTGAGGGCTGCAAGGGCAGCAACCTGCGACACAGATGGTGCGCAGGCGGTATTGTACTGGTGAACCTTGAGAAGCTCCTCAATTATATCCTCACGGCCGGCAACGTAACCTATCCTGAGTCCTGTCATGGCATAGGTCTTTGAGAAACCATTTATCACAATGGCATTATCTGTGAAACAGGCGGGGCTGTAATGTTTTCCATCATAGATGATCTTTTCATAGATTTCATCGGAGATTATGATTAGATCCCTGTCCTCTGCTATTTCAGCGACCCCCTTAATGTCATCCTTACCCATGACGCTACCTGTTGGATTGGATGGTGAATTCATTATTATGACCCTTGTATCGTCTGTGATCAGTGATTCAACCCTTTCAGGGGTCATGGAGAATCCGTCCTCCATACTCAGGGGCACAGGGACACTTATGGCCTCTGCCAGCTTCACACAGGCATCGTATGATAGGAAACCAGGGTCAGGTATCAGTGCCTGGTCCCCCCTATCAAGAAGGGCCTGTGTGCACATGAATATAGCTTCACTGGCACCAACGGTTATTATTATTGATTCAGGTTCAACATGCACTCTATTCTCTGTTCTGAGTTTCTCTGAGATGGCCTCCCTGAGTTCATACATGCCCATGTTTGAGGTGTAGTGTGTCATTCCCTCGTCCACAGCTTCCTTGAGGGCTTCCCGCACATGTTCAGGTACATTGAAATCAGGTTCACCTATCCCGAGGTTTATTGTGTCCTCAACTGCCACTTCAAACATTTTCCTTATCTCTGAGAGCCTTATGTCCCTTATTCTTGAAGCAAATTCTGTCATCTTAATCGCCCTTCCTCCTGCCATGAACAGTGATCCATGCATCCATGGCATCCTGACTCCTCACACCATGGTGTTACTTTCTCCTCCTCCATCCTAATGTATTCTTTCATGAGGAAGTCCTTCCTCAGCCCGAGGTTGATATTATCCCAGGGGAGAACATCGCCCGGGTTTCTTCTGCTGCAGTGGAGCTCCCATTCCCTGAGGGGTACCTTTGAGAATGAGGCCCTTTCAATGAGTTTTCCGGTTTCAGGACCGCCTGTGGAGAGCACATACTGTATGAGTCCACTGAGGGGACTTCCAAATTTAACAGGAACCCCCCCGGTGAGTTTCCTGAGGAGTTTGATCTTCCTCTTCATTCTCCTCATGTCATATTCCATCCACTGGAGGGGGGTGTGCGGCTTGGGAATGAGTGGGTTGATGCTGAAAGTAACCATTCCCCTTCTTATTTCATGAAGTCCACGTATGAGGCGCGTCAGGTCCTTTAAGTCTTCCTCTGACTCCCCGGGGACTCCTGTAAGGAAGTACATTTTAACACGAAAACCCTTTTTTATAGCCTCTTCTGTTTTTTTAAATACCATACTATCGCTTATGGGCTTGTTAAGTTTTCTTCGCAATTTAAGGGTTGATTCTGGTGCCACTGTAACTGTTTTAAGTCCCCCTTCAAGTAACGTGTCCATGAGGTGGGCTGACAGTGATTCTATTCTGAGTGATGGCATTGAAACCATGAAATCCATATCCACGAGTCTGGAGGAGAGTTCATCTATACGTGAATAGTCAGAGGCAGCGGCACCTATAAGTGAGACCTTACTGTAACCTGTGGCATGACGGCCCCTCTCTGCAACATCAAGGAGCCTGGGGAGTGATGTCTCACGTTTGGGGCGGTATAGGTAGCCGGACATGCAGAAACGGCAGCCCCGTGAACAGCCCCTTGAAACACCCAGAAGGAATGACCTCCCCAGGGAGGGAACCATCCTTTTATCCTCTGTAACGGGAACTATCTGTCTTACCGGGTGGCATGCCCTGTCCATATCCTCAACAATAACCCTCTCTGCAGGGTTGTCGGGAATGTAAACACCCTTTATGTCCATGAATTCATCAATCTCACGGCGAGGATCATCCAGCTCAAGGTACCGATCCATTAACCTGTTGAGCACAGGTTCAGCCTCACCTATTATGAAGAGGTCAATGAAATCTGAGAGTGGAAGGGGGTTGGATGTTATGCAGGGCCCCCCTGCGATTACAAGGGGACCATCGCGTTCATCCCTCCTCGGTGAAATACTGCCATCCCTCAGCATCTGGAGGATCCTGAAATAGTCCTCCTCGTAGTGCA harbors:
- a CDS encoding cation diffusion facilitator family transporter, translating into MDDVERMRLGRRAALAGIGGNILLTTLNFIVGVSSGSVALVAEAAHTLSDVMTSIITYIGFRIGQRPPDREHPYGHGRAEALVGLVVVLFLGIISYEIVSEAYRKLFIEVAPPDYTAALMAAAGIVANISMTLYIRRIGERINSPAIVADAQHQKVDIFSCIAIMLGVAGSNLGFRFLDPLVAVIIAVLVLKTAFDVGRENVNNILGAVPSPALMRDIETAALSVDGVKGIHDVRINYFGPYAAADIHIEVDGDLVLREAHRIAHDVEGKIIADVDMIKIVNVHVCPVGEKTRCTDW
- the gntC gene encoding guanitoxin biosynthesis PLP-dependent (S)-gamma-hydroxy-L-arginine cyclodehydratase GntC, yielding MTEFASRIRDIRLSEIRKMFEVAVEDTINLGIGEPDFNVPEHVREALKEAVDEGMTHYTSNMGMYELREAISEKLRTENRVHVEPESIIITVGASEAIFMCTQALLDRGDQALIPDPGFLSYDACVKLAEAISVPVPLSMEDGFSMTPERVESLITDDTRVIIMNSPSNPTGSVMGKDDIKGVAEIAEDRDLIIISDEIYEKIIYDGKHYSPACFTDNAIVINGFSKTYAMTGLRIGYVAGREDIIEELLKVHQYNTACAPSVSQVAALAALRGPQDCVKEMVDEFKRRRDLMFRSLTEMGLECILPGGAFYMFPHVGDSRGFTERALDAGVAVVPGSAFGEAGSDYVRMSYATSYELIQEAMERLKPVCGV
- a CDS encoding radical SAM protein — its product is MQLREYNVIIKNPRMVDVRVASCYPGPYRTAMSSLGYHIIYHLINSRDDAWCERVIHPYKRSLESGSPLRDFDVISFTVHYEEDYFRILQMLRDGSISPRRDERDGPLVIAGGPCITSNPLPLSDFIDLFIIGEAEPVLNRLMDRYLELDDPRREIDEFMDIKGVYIPDNPAERVIVEDMDRACHPVRQIVPVTEDKRMVPSLGRSFLLGVSRGCSRGCRFCMSGYLYRPKRETSLPRLLDVAERGRHATGYSKVSLIGAAASDYSRIDELSSRLVDMDFMVSMPSLRIESLSAHLMDTLLEGGLKTVTVAPESTLKLRRKLNKPISDSMVFKKTEEAIKKGFRVKMYFLTGVPGESEEDLKDLTRLIRGLHEIRRGMVTFSINPLIPKPHTPLQWMEYDMRRMKRKIKLLRKLTGGVPVKFGSPLSGLIQYVLSTGGPETGKLIERASFSKVPLREWELHCSRRNPGDVLPWDNINLGLRKDFLMKEYIRMEEEKVTPWCEESGCHGCMDHCSWQEEGRLR